Proteins encoded by one window of Musa acuminata AAA Group cultivar baxijiao chromosome BXJ2-9, Cavendish_Baxijiao_AAA, whole genome shotgun sequence:
- the LOC135622005 gene encoding non-specific lipid transfer protein GPI-anchored 3-like — MKLLLLLLVTSWASAAPSQNGGASGVPVCLSKLMPCVSFLHSSEQPTVVCCIPLKFALANDVDCLCDIFYSQELLQTFNVTRQAVRDLPPRCGLRPIDLGKCNNSSAAPSSPLPSLNVTSPPKGKHFLDSSLC, encoded by the exons ATGaaacttctcctcctcctcctcgtgacTTCATGGGCTTCCGCTGCGCCGTCGCAAAATGGAGGAGCTTCCGGCGTGCCGGTGTGCCTCAGCAAGCTGATGCCATGCGTATCTTTTCTGCACTCCTCGGAGCAGCCCACGGTGGTGTGCTGCATACCGCTCAAGTTTGCATTGGCCAACGATGTCGATTGCCTCTGTGATATATTCTACAGCCAAGAGCTCCTCCAGACCTTCAATGTCACTCGACAGGCCGTAAGGGATCTTCCTCCACGTTGTGGATTGCGTCCAATAGATTTAGGCAAGTGCAACAACTCTTCAG CTGCTCCAAGCTCACCATTGCCATCTCTCAATGTTACATCTCCGCCAAAAGGTAAACACTTTCTTGATTCATCACTATGTTAA
- the LOC135623210 gene encoding phospholipid-transporting ATPase 1-like, with protein MTSGQPLLFSPYGADSFKQVPAQQPTSVSCSCLGPSDSFSFSTFDDHKNHSSDLVDEVEAISFEESGFSQRQTVDVSNSSLNKDQLLWSESEFVEQSEVECARQDGRQLVSWGVMELQGFSSSLEMPSSSSRQEKLDKSQQIHHKSLCPEESCSAEDNSRLIYINDPRRTNNKYEFTGNEIRTSKYTVITFLPKNLFIQFHRLAYIYFLVIAGLNQLPPLAVFGRTVSLFPLLFVLFVTAIKDGYEDWRRHRSDRKENNREALILQSGEFGMKKWKKLRVGEVVKICADESIPCDMVLLGTSDPNGIAYIQTMNLDGESNLKTRYARQETVCMVQEGNFSGLIRCEQPNRNIYEFTANMEFNGHRIPLGQSNIVLRGCQLKNTEWIIGVVVYAGQETKAMLNSTVSPSKRSRLESYMNRETLWLSVFLCIMCAVVATGMGLWLERHVHQLDSLSYYRKKYFTNDRYNGKDFKYYGIPMEVFFSFLSSVIVFQIMIPISLYITMELVRLGQSYFMIEDRHMYDSSSDTRFQCRSLNINEDLGQIRYIFSDKTGTLTENKMEFRRASVYGKDYGNFLHHSNRTSHETITEGELERQRQNLPSEISVDPDLLALLRRGIEGEERIAAHDFFLTLAACNTVIPMVKRNPCPNSSNKVVEAGEIDYQGESPDEQALVVAASSYGYTLLERTTGHVVVNVNGKKIRLDVLGLHEFDSVRKRMSVVIRFPNNAVKVLVKGADSSMLGILDEKNEKTAKIKQMTEHHLSDYSSQGLRTLVIAARDLHDAEFEEWQERYEEASTSLTERSTKLRQAAALVEHNLDLLGATAIEDKLQDGVPEAIESLRQAGIKVWVLTGDKQETAISIGLSCRLLTPNMHQIIINGTSEDECRCLLANAKAKCGIKSAEHRDGTLKLKKFDYDFVDNADDKRTSSVSIPETGKQNLRYTGGGDHESNHCGDKLAGSDDISLALIIDGNSLVYILEKDLEPELFDLATSCRVVLCCRVAPLQKAGIVDLIKSRTNDMTLAIGDGANDVSMIQMADVGVGICGQEGRQAVMASDFAMGQFCFLKRLLLVHGHWNYQRVGYLVLYNFYRNAVFVLMLFWYVLCAAFSTISAVTDWSSVFYSVIYTSIPTIVVGILDKDLSHKTLLCYPKLYGAGYRQESYNLHLFWITMLDTLWQSLVLFYVPLFTYRNSSIDIWSMGSLWTISVVVLVNVHLAMDIQRWVLITHVATWGSIFITYMCMVIIDSIPIFPNYWTIYHLATSRTYWLTILLTTILALLPRFFCKVIHQIFWPSDIQIAREAEILRKGSDQVGLKPDHDINGRV; from the exons ATGACATCGGGCCAGCCCTTGCTCTTTTCACCCTATGGTGCAGATTCCTTTAAACAAGTCCCAGCTCAACAGCCGACGTCTGTATCTTGTAGCTGTCTTGGCCCATCTGATTCCTTCTCTTTTTCCACTTTCGATGACCATAAAAATCACTCTTCGGACTTAGTCGATGAAGTAGAAGCCATCTCGTTTGAAGAGAGTGGTTTTTCTCAAAGACAAACAGTAGATGTCTCTAACTCCAGCCTGAACAAGGACCAGCTTCTCTGGTCAGAATCTGAGTTTGTTGAGCAATCAGAGGTGGAATGCGCCCGTCAAGACGGAAGGCAACTGGTTTCTTGGGGTGTGATGGAGCTGCAAGGCTTTTCGTCATCCCTAGagatgccttcttcttcttccagacAGGAGAAGTTGGACAAATCTCAGCAGATCCACCATAAGAGTTTGTGCCCGGAAGAATCATGCTCGGCTGAGGATAATTCTAGATTGATATATATCAACGACCCGAGGAGGACAAATAACAAATATGAGTTCACAGGGAACGAGATCCGTACTAGCAAGTATACTGTAATCACGTTCCTGCCAAAGAATTTGTTCATCCAATTCCACCGACTGGCTTATATTTATTTCCTTGTCATTGCTGGTCTAAATCAACTTCCTCCTCTAGCTGTTTTTGGGAGAACAGTCTCTCTTTTCCCGCTGTTATTTGTGCTGTTTGTGACTGCTATAAAAGATGGCTATGAAGACTGGCGGAGACACAGATCCGACCGGAAAGAGAATAATCGAGAAGCTTTAATTCTTCAATCAGGTGAATTTGGAATGAAGAAATGGAAAAAATTACGTGTTGGAGAGGTTGTTAAAATTTGTGCAGACGAGAGTATACCTTGTGACATGGTCTTGTTGGGAACAAGTGATCCAAATGGAATTGCATACATTCAGACGATGAATTTAGATGGAGAATCAAATCTAAAGACAAGATATGCTCGGCAAGAGACTGTGTGCATGGTCCAGGAAGGAAATTTTTCTGGTCTGATCAGGTGCGAGCAACCTAATAGGAATATTTATGAATTTACAGCAAATATGGAATTTAATGGGCACAGAATCCCACTTGGTCAGTCAAACATTGTTCTACGAGGTTGCCAGCTAAAAAATACAGAATGGATTATTGGGGTTGTGGTATATGCTGGCCAGGAAACAAAAGCAATGTTGAATAGCACAGTGTCACCTTCAAAAAGGAGCAGATTGGAAAGCTACATGAACAGGGAGACCCTTTGGCTTTCTGTGTTTCTATGTATCATGTGTGCAGTTGTGGCAACTGGAATGGGGTTATGGCTTGAACGCCATGTGCACCAGCTTGATTCTCTATCTTATTACAGGAAGAAGTACTTTACAAATGATCGCTATAATggtaaagattttaaatattacgGAATTCCTATGGAGGTATTTTTCTCATTTTTGAGCTCTGTTATTGTGTTCCAAATCATGATACCTATATCTCTGTACATCACAATGGAGCTAGTTCGGTTGGGGCAGTCATACTTCATGATCGAGGATAGACATATGTATGATAGCAGTTCAGATACAAGGTTTCAGTGTAGATCCTTGAATATAAATGAGGATCTGGGACAGATACGATACATTTTTTCAGATAAGACTGGTACATTAACTGAGAACAAAATGGAGTTTAGAAGGGCCAGTGTCTATGGGAAGGATTATGGAAACTTCTTGCATCATAGTAATCGTACATCACATGAAACTATCACTGAAG GGGAATTGGAAAGACAAAGGCAGAATCTCCCATCAGAAATCAGTGTAGACCCCGATCTCCTTGCATTACTTCGGAGAGGCATAGAAGGAGAGGAGAGAATTGCTGCTCACGACTTTTTCCTCACTTTGGCTGCCTGTAACACTGTCATTCCTATGGTTAAAAGAAATCCATGTCCTAATTCTTCTAATAAGGTGGTGGAGGCTGGAGAAATTGATTATCAGGGTGAATCACCTGATGAGCAAGCATTGGTTGTTGCAGCTTCATCATATGGATACACCCTCCTTGAGCGAACAACTGGTCATGTGGTTGTTAATGTCAATGGCAAGAAGATAAG GTTAGATGTGCTTGGTCTGCACGAATTTGATAGTGTCCGGAAAAGAATGTCTGTTGtcataagatttcccaacaatgctgTGAAAGTTCTTGTCAAGGGTGCTGACAGCTCAATGCTCGGTATTCTGGATGAGAAGAATGAAAAAACTGCGAAAATAAAGCAAATGACAGAACACCATTTGTCTGATTACTCGTCacagggtcttcggactcttgtaaTTGCTGCAAGGGACCTACATGATGCAGAATTTGAGGAATGGCAGGAAAGATATGAAGAGGCTAGCACTTCGTTAACAGAGAGATCAACGAAGCTACGTCAAGCAGCGGCTCTAGTTGAGCACAATTTAGATCTCCTTGGAGCTACTGCTATTGAGGACAAGTTGCAAGATGGTGTCCCTGAAGCCATAGAATCCCTACGGCAAGCAGGAATAAAGGTCTGGGTTCTGACAGGAGATAAGCAGGAAACTGCTATCTCAATAGGTCTCTCGTGCCGGCTTTTGACTCCTAATATGCATCAAATTATCATAAATGGCACTTCAGAAGATGAATGCAGGTGCCTTTTAGCTAATGCAAAAGCGAAATGTGGAATAAAATCAGCAGAACATAGAGATGGAACATTaaaattgaagaaatttgattatgattttgttGATAATGCTGATGACAAAAGAACTTCTAGTGTTTCAATACCTGAAACAGGAAAGCAGAATCTCAGATATACCGGAGGGGGTGATCATGAGTCAAATCATTGTGGAGACAAGCTTGCAGGTTCTGACGATATTTCCTTGGCACTTATAATAGATGGAAATAGTCTGGTGTACATATTGGAGAAAGATCTTGAGCCAGAG CTTTTTGATTTGGCAACTTCCTGTAGAGTTGTTCTTTGCTGTCGTGTTGCTCCTCTACAAAAAGCTGGGATAGTTGATTTGATAAAAAGCAGGACAAATGACATGACTCTGGCTATTGGTGATG GGGCAAATGATGTTTCAATGATCCAAATGGCAGATGTTGGTGTTGGAATTTGTGGCCAGGAAGGCCGTCAGGCGGTTATGGCTTCAGATTTTGCTATGGGGCAGTTTTGCTTCCTGAAAAGATTACTCCTTGTGCATGGACATTGGAATTATCAGCGGGTTGGCTATTTGGTTTTATACAACTTCTACCGAAATGCTGTTTTCGTCTTAATGCTTTTCTG GTATGTCTTATGTGCAGCATTTTCAACAATTTCAGCTGTGACTGATTGGAGCAGTGTATTCTACTCGGTCATCTATACATCTATTCCTACAATAGTTGTTGGTATTCTGGACAAGGACTTGAGCCATAAAACTCTCCTCTGTTATCCAAAACTTTATGGAGCAGGATATAGACAAGAGAGCTATAATTTGCACCTCTTCTGGATCACAATGCTTGATACTTTGTGGCAAAGTCTTGTTCTTTTTTATGTACCTCTCTTCACATACAGAAACAGTTCAATCGATATCTGGAGTATGGGCAGTTTGTGGACTATTTCTGTTGTTGTTCTTGTGAATGTTCACTTGGCCATGGACATCCAACGTTGGGTATTGATTACTCATGTTGCAACTTGGGGTTCTATATTCATTACATATATGTGCATGGTGATAATAGATTCCATACCAATTTTCCCAAACTACTG GACAATATATCATCTGGCAACTTCAAGGACTTATTGGCTCACTATTCTTCTTACAACAATTTTAGCATTACTTCCTCGCTTTTTTTGCAAAGTGATCCATCAGATTTTTTGGCCATCTGACATTCAAATTGCGAGAGAAGCTGAGATATTAAGGAAAGGTTCTGACCAAGTTGGCTTGAAACCTGATCATGATATCAATGGACGAGTATAG